CGGGTGCGGGATTGTATTCTCACTTTGACCGAGGGTCCTTCATTTGTGGATGAGATGGTAAACCTATTCCACTCACCGCGTCACCGATCCTCCGCTGTGATAAAGGATAACAAAGTTTGTCTGGGTGCGTAGCACACTCCGGTGTCTCCTTGACAACGGGATATCTCCGTCAGGTGGTCGGATCTTGCATTCTCGCGACCATACGCATCTCCACCGTACGCTGTGGTAGTTGTACGGGTACGAcgataattaataattatcatcaccGTCACCAGAAGCGTTACAGTCGTCGCCatttgctttcgctcttgagaAACGCTTGAGACACGAATTCTTTCACGCTGGTGTCCGCTTTGATGTCCGCTTTGAACCTTTACCATTCGAAGGGTAGGCAGGCTACCGGCCGGGACCGGGGACCGGTTCGACCGGCGAAGGATGGACGAATCGGTGCGAGTATTCTagtcatttttcttttccctgaACGGGCAATGGAATTTTCACCGTGGGTTACCTTCGTTTTTATCACACCTTCTTTTGCATTATTTGCTGGGTTCTGGCTGTGGGCTGTGTCCTCTGCAACCGGCAACGACCGGACACTATCCGGGGCTCATAAAACCAGATCCATCGACGTCTTGGATGGAACGGTCGAAGCTCGCCGAAGAAGTTTAATGCATTCCCTCGCCCAAcgcttgtttgtttcctcCCCTTCTGTCCCGGAGAAAGACTTCCCCGGCCGGCTCGGCactccggttccggttccgacTAGCAAAGGACCATCATAAAACACACGGCACCTACAACCGTACCTGTCCCTTTTTTATGACATCTTCCAAGCACCTGTGGCAGAGTGAATGCCCACCAAAaggcgagagcgaaagaacaTGGCACGACGCATTCTTTCTCGCATTCTGCCTTCTTGGAGATGGCGCtaaagaaatggaagaatCCACCACCAGGCGTcccgtttgtttggttctttttttgcacCGGACATCCTGACGTACAACCACGGGAAGGGCTTTATCAGTGTcgttaatttttattcatgaaaaaCCGCACAAATAATGCCTCTTCGCTCGCAATTCTCCCGACATTTTGCCCCATGCCATGCGCCAAGTACCTGCAATTTCCACTGCACCCGAAGTTAGTGGTACTGCGGCACGAAGAAGGATTCAACCGACTGACTTTATGGTTTTAATGAACAGCTTCTTAAGCTGGTTCTTTCCAATTTCCGGCATTTCGGggagaaagaaacgaaaaaaaaggagagagaaaaaaaacctctagAACGAACATAAAACACGCCTCAAACTTGCACAAAGCAGTTTGTAATTTTTCGACTGCTCCTGTTCGTACTCCGGTCAGCAAATTTAGGTTATGGTAAGAGTGTACTAAAGCAAGCagacaaaaagaaacagattGTTCTTAAATTGCGAACGAAATTATTTCTTctgggatgtgtgtgtgtgtgtgtaattgaTACGTGGTAAAAGTTCCCCCATTCCTTCTCTCGGGGTAATTCAAATGCACTCGCTTGTTAAGTAGTAAACCCGCGCCTTTAAACGCCTCAAGTCGTCGCGGTGGAAAATAGTAATCTGCAACCCACTTGATgcaaatggtttaattttcttcttgcATACCACTACCGAACGATGTACAGTAAATCTTTTGCCGGGTAGTAATGTATTCGGTATCACTTGCAGCGCCACTCATTATATGATGCTTCCTGCATTCTAATAAACGACAAACCCGTTCACTTCATCCGTTACGATGCCGAAGCAAGCAAATGTACGGCAAGGCATAGAAATTAACGTATTAAAACACAACCGTCCTCCAGTCGCTTCAAAAGGCACCGCACGTGCAGTCGGAACCGGAGGATtaatttcaccttttttttatggttcgGAATGTAGGTCAGGTGATCTTCCGCGCACCGAAAGCGCAAAAGCGCATGTGGGCAAAGGAAGTCATCAGCGTCAAGATAGAGAGACGCTTTGGGTCGCTATTTGTTGATAATTAGGTAAATGTCTTGTGCACATGTTTGTTTATGGTGGGGTAGAGTTTtcgagatatttttttttgtgggagtGGGTGCTGGAGCTTTCACACATTTGGCCACGAGTGTGTCGAGGGTGAATGTGTGAATTTTATGTCGTTAAACGGAGAAGCTACACCAAGAGTAAATAATAACACAAGAAAAAGCTCCAACCTTCTTATCTGATTTCTTTCACTGTCCATTTTAGACGGAGTGAAGTGCACTGCATTAATATACCGGTTTGCTTCTATTTAATTCACAGGTCATGTGTTGAGACGTGGTCTCTAGAGGAGGATCTAAAGTTAGCACACAGTGAGTGTAGCTGTGACGACCGTTACGACGACGACCACGACAGCAACCGTGGGGGATAGTAGCGGGGAACGATCGCCCCGAACCACCGGCAGCTGCGGTGTTTCTGTACCGACGAAAACGGCGCTCAGCGGCAGCAACATCATCCTGCAACGGCGGCATCGACGAGGGCCCTCGCCGTCAACGAAATCGGTCGAAAATGTGATAGACCCATCCGTGGACGGACGGACCTCGATCGGGCAGCAGATAGCGAACTACTTTCTTCGCATCCGGCGCAGCCGATCGTCACACGCGGTCACCACACACGGCCAGCCGAACACGGACACCACCGGTAGCCGCAACCggacgaacagcagcagcaccgcaCACCGACCGACATCGTACGGTCCGCTTACAAGCTCGGCCAGCTGCAGCTTTGGCGCCGAAAGCCACGACGAACGGTTGCTGCACCAGTCGGCCAGCTCCGTGACGGTAAGTGTTGGCAACTCGTCCGCCAATATGGCCGCCACCGATGGGCAGATCATTCTGGCCGCGTCCCGGTTCGCCCCGGACACGCCGCCAGTGTACCTGCGGGACTTTGCCAAGAGCGAACTGCCGGCGGTCGGGAAGATCGTGAAGGGCCAGTACTACAGTTTGGGCGTACCGACGCTGTCCAACCCATCGCTACAGAGCACGGCACTGTTTCTGAATGCGGGCCGCAAGTACCAGATCTTGGCGCAACCGATCAAGATAAAGGAGGGCCGGAAGAACACAAACGTCGGCCCGAAGGTGCTCATCCCGGAGACGTACCCCGGCTACTTTGAGCTGCTCAGTGAGGATGGCCGTTCGACACGCTGCATCGAGAGTGTGCTGGAGCTGTCACGGCGGCGCAACTTTCGCGTGCTGGTGCGCGAAACGGTCCGCTGCAATCACAACAGCAAGTCACTGCATGCCGGCGAAATTCTCACCACGATCTCAGACAATGGCAAGTACCTGCAGTGCCGGACGTCCAAGGACGAGCTCGTCAGTTTGCCATTAGAAGCCAAAGCGAAGTTCTCACCGATCGCTAAGGAGGACAGCATCAGCGGTGTCCACACGGTGCGGAATTTGTTGCAGAAGCGCATGCCGGTGACGGTGCGGTTGGTGCACGGAGCCGCTCCCAAGGGACTGAAGCAACCGTTCGTGCCGGAGCTGCGGTTGCTTGGGTGCGTTGAGGTGGACCGGATATTTGCGCTGCCGCTGCAGAAAGATATGGACCTGGTGTCGGTACCGCTCAATGCAAAGATTAAGATCCAGCGGGCCAAGAACATGGAGCAGCTCGACCACTTCATCGAGTACTCGCGGTTTCTGGATAAGGCGCAACGGTTGCTGGTGGATGCGCGCGACCGTCTGCAGATCATCGATCTGAAGCTGACGGACAAGGAGAAGAAGGACTCGGCGAAGGCGGTGGCGGCCGCACACAAAACGATGGCCTCCACGCTGTCCGGGTTGACGGCAAACGGGTACGTGCTGAAGAAGAGCAACAGCTGTGATTCGAACCGCTACTCACCGGAGATCGCTGCCGGTAGTGGCGGTGGCAGCCAGAACGGTTCGATCGCGGACGAGTACGACGAGATCGATCAGATCTATGATTATGTGCGTGGGTTGGCACCATTGCCGAAAAATCTGTACAAGTTCGAAGCGGTCGAGCCACCGCCGGGTGGTTCTTCCCCAACGACGGGTGCCACTACGCCGCTCTCGAATGCGCTGATCGGTCCGGCCACACATCAGCACAGCCTCAAGACGGTGGAAAACATGAAGACGGCCCAATCGAACGCcctcaacaacaataataacaacaacaatcactACGACACTAGCAACAACAATTACTGCAACATCATCAAGTACTCGAACcacacgcagcagcagcaacagcagcagctgcaacagcaaccagTCGGCAGCacgcatcaccaccaccatcacggtCATCATCACCACAGCCATCAGGGTGGGCATCACCATCAGCATACCGCTTCGAACAGTCTCGAATCGTCGTCCAAGCATGCCAGTGCGGCCCTCAATGCCATCAACAACAATCACCACGGTGCGGTTGATCACAAACCGATCCCGCCACCGATCGAGACGATCCCGGGCAAGAAGCTGCCCGAAAAGCGCCAGCGGCCTACGCTTCCGAAGCTGTACTTCAAGAGCAGTATTGGACTGCATCAGAAGAGTCCCACACCGGGCACTACCGCCGTTAGTCCGCTGAGCAATGGAGGCACCAATGGAGGTGGTGGCGTAGTCCACCATCCACCGATCGCCATCACACCGAAAGAGATCGCTGTTGAGCCGCAGAGTCCACTGTTTCACATCCGGTACGTTACCGATTCTAACCGTTCGAGGATACAATTTCTCATAcactgtttcgtttgcttgtttgtttgtaggtATAAAAGCTTAAGCAGCTTGCAGCTTGCCGCGACGACGCCACAGCAGGACTCCCATCCAGTCACACCGATCTCACCCTCCCCAAAAGGTGCGGGACAGGAGAAAAATCATCTGCTTTCCAAGTCAGCGAGCGCTGCAGCTGGTCCGGGTGCCCGCGAAGGTACGCTCGACTCATCGCGCAGCGGTGGCCGAACGTCCGGCGATTCGGGGAAGCTACCGGAGAAGAAGTCCCGCCGTCTTAGTAGACCGCGCAGCCTCTCGAACCTGGTGTGGGATCTGCGCCCGCACAAGTCATCGGCGGAGAAGTCCAAGAAGAAGCTTTACCTGCACCAGTTCGATCGGCAACAGGGAACGCTCTATCTGTAAAGGCCGTGTAATGCAGATTTCGTCAGTATGAATTTAGTCAACCGAACACGAGCGTGCGCGAGGAAGGAAGGTGGCCaggtttgatttgttgttgaGACGGTTATCTGGCGCGAGACCGGGCGAGTCACAGACTGGGGGATGTACTGAGAAAGGAAGGGCGATAGTAGAAAGAAGCAGAGTGGATTGTGTATTGTACCACGTGCCGTGTGTCGTTTACCGTACTGAAGACGAAGGACGGGGGAATCAAAGTCCCTTCTTTTAAAAGACTCTACTCCACCTTCTCTTTATCTCTTTCTCACTATCCATGTGATccatgttgtgtgtgtgtgttgtgtaataGTAGAAGATTATATATATACAGAGAGACACCCTCCCGCGTAGGAGTAGTAGccgtagtagcagtagtagcagcatcAGTAACTGTGTCCAGGCTTACGAGGAGACTCAGCTCATTTGCTCGATGTTTAGACAACCGTACAGGGTTGATAGAAAACGGCACTTCGGTATGGCAAATGAATATTACAATCCCTTCCCATAAATTCAGCAGCAGAACCGAAACAAGAATGGCCAGCATCTTTTTACCGCAACGGTTCTTCGGGTGCGTGATCATGATCCAGTAGTAGACCCAGACAGTAAGCTCGTCTAGCAAGCGGGGTACAAGGAATTAAAAAGTTCTTCCCTCAAACAAAGGCATCCGGAGGAAGGCTGGAATTAGTGTTAGATTACGTTTGTTTGCTCGTTTTCCGGCTGTTgtcgttttacttttcttcgtgtccttttctcttttttttttatttgccatcgTCGTCGCTAAAAGGCTGTGTGGTGTTAAGAAACGTTTCagttaaaaaagttaaaatagaTTTAGCGTGTTAGTGGATAGGGCTGTAGAGTAACCGCAATCCCATTACATACTTTCAGTAGTGATTCGCTTCGCGGGGGACAGTTTAGTTATGCGTCCCGCGTCCGGTAAACGGACCCATTCCAATGCACACAACCGCGAGCCGTGGCTCGCGCGTTCCAGTTTGACAGATGCGGACAAGATCGAACACAGGCACACGAGCATCGCGTGtgatcgaacgaacgaacgaacgaacgaacgagttGTCATTGGGGAGCTCCGTGGCaagcatgtgtgtatgtagtgtgcgtgttttttttttatattctattAATTATCCAAAAAACCCTCTGTTTACGTCTTATAGGGCGTAGTATCGTGCATGGGAACGGTGCAAGATTTTCTGTTGAAAAATCCAAGTTCGCTTGCTATCGAGCAAAACTGGGCGTCTTGGGCTGATGGGGAGGATATCTCCTCTCTGTGCCCACCAATACCCGCCATGTTTGCGAGCagatgaaatttttatttttcaacgcTCCTCCAACCAACAAAAGGGAACCAAAATACCCCCTCCCCAGATGCACAAACGCGGTGACAATCGCTGTCCACGCTTGTAGGGTGGTTGTTTTATGTTCGGTTTAGTATTTTGTGCATAAGGTTTAGCATCCGGTCTACTGCCTCACTACTACGTTTTGCTAACTACTAGGAATTGGATCCTCGATCGGGTTTGAGAAGAGCACCCGCACGCTACTGCTGTAAGCCGTGCCGTGTTAGAATGCGCGCTAACGAACAGTCATTTTAGTTCTTAATTTAAGTCACTATCAATTAATCCCCTCGttctttttaataaacaaaaaatgctctATCAACAAATGTGTTGTGATAATCTTTCTTTTGTGTATGGATAAGACATCCCGAAAGACGAGACAAATGCTATACAACTACGTTCTTCAAAACTTCGTCCAGAAATTGGATACCAGGAGATAGTTTGGGTTATTAGAATCAAATTTTACGTTTGATTCTAATTTTATACGAGTGAATATCTTTaataaaagcaacagcaatagAATGATTCCTTAACTGAGTGGAAATACAAACTACGAACAAGAGTATAACTGATGTTACTAACAATTGGAGtttattcttcttctctcCTAAATCTAATTGAAACATGGCAAACAAACTTCGTAGgcaacattttaaataatttaacagattaaaagcaaacattgaAGATAGAAACTTATAGTAATGCACGTTAAAagtatacaaacacacacgcaagttGTACTGAGCCGTGTTCTCACTCAGTAGCATACATTATTTCCTTCACCTTCTCACAGAACGCATCATGACTATCCTCCGGATGTTCGTTGATACTAAAACATGTGAAACGAATGGTTTAATCTAAAGGCTTTTTTTTACCCAAACAGTACTTACAAATTCTCGATCAGCACAAGCTTTTGATAGTAATATTCGCGCGATATTTCAACATCTTGTATCTTGATGTTGAGATCATCAATCTGCTCACTCAACGTGGCTATGCGATCGTTCTGCTTCTCTCCTTTGCCAGCACGCAATTCTACAATGGGATCGGTCCTCTGGTTAATACTCCCGAACTAactacacactcacacatgctTACCTCCATCGCTTCCACCTCCGGCTGCTGCTTTGTCCTCTGAGTGTAGACGCGCTGTGGACCCGTTGGTGCCACCGGCACGCTTCAACGGACGACTCGATGGGGCCGACGCTACGGATCCGGTGTTCATCCGCTGGCTAGGTCTCAGTGTACTCGGTGTACCGTAGCCCATCGGCGCATTGTTTCTTGCCCCCTTCGGATCGTACTCCTTCCCATCGTAGTTGGCGTCGAAAAACTTCTTGAACCACTGCAAAAACTCAAAGTTATCCTGAAACCGACCCTTCGCCAACCGTTCGATCGGCACGGCTTTGGACACCTTCAGCTGTACCAGGGCGTTCTGAAACATGCGCAGATTGTTGAGAAAATCGTGCTCAACATTGGTGCAGAACTTGACGCGCCGAAGCTGCAAACAACCCGGAAACAGGACGTCCATTAGCTGGCAGTAAGCGGCACCGGTACACAGCTCTTCCACCTTCTTGAACTCGGCCAACAGCGTACGGTTAACCCAGGCGAGCAGCTCAATGCGGGACAAATTTTCGGTCGTTTGACCAGTGAAATGCACGTTGACGGCCATTT
This Anopheles marshallii chromosome 3, idAnoMarsDA_429_01, whole genome shotgun sequence DNA region includes the following protein-coding sequences:
- the LOC128711756 gene encoding midnolin homolog, whose amino-acid sequence is MAATDGQIILAASRFAPDTPPVYLRDFAKSELPAVGKIVKGQYYSLGVPTLSNPSLQSTALFLNAGRKYQILAQPIKIKEGRKNTNVGPKVLIPETYPGYFELLSEDGRSTRCIESVLELSRRRNFRVLVRETVRCNHNSKSLHAGEILTTISDNGKYLQCRTSKDELVSLPLEAKAKFSPIAKEDSISGVHTVRNLLQKRMPVTVRLVHGAAPKGLKQPFVPELRLLGCVEVDRIFALPLQKDMDLVSVPLNAKIKIQRAKNMEQLDHFIEYSRFLDKAQRLLVDARDRLQIIDLKLTDKEKKDSAKAVAAAHKTMASTLSGLTANGYVLKKSNSCDSNRYSPEIAAGSGGGSQNGSIADEYDEIDQIYDYVRGLAPLPKNLYKFEAVEPPPGGSSPTTGATTPLSNALIGPATHQHSLKTVENMKTAQSNALNNNNNNNNHYDTSNNNYCNIIKYSNHTQQQQQQQLQQQPVGSTHHHHHHGHHHHSHQGGHHHQHTASNSLESSSKHASAALNAINNNHHGAVDHKPIPPPIETIPGKKLPEKRQRPTLPKLYFKSSIGLHQKSPTPGTTAVSPLSNGGTNGGGGVVHHPPIAITPKEIAVEPQSPLFHIRYKSLSSLQLAATTPQQDSHPVTPISPSPKGAGQEKNHLLSKSASAAAGPGAREGTLDSSRSGGRTSGDSGKLPEKKSRRLSRPRSLSNLVWDLRPHKSSAEKSKKKLYLHQFDRQQGTLYL
- the LOC128714745 gene encoding microtubule-associated protein RP/EB family member 2-like, which gives rise to MAVNVHFTGQTTENLSRIELLAWVNRTLLAEFKKVEELCTGAAYCQLMDVLFPGCLQLRRVKFCTNVEHDFLNNLRMFQNALVQLKVSKAVPIERLAKGRFQDNFEFLQWFKKFFDANYDGKEYDPKGARNNAPMGYGTPSTLRPSQRMNTGSVASAPSSRPLKRAGGTNGSTARLHSEDKAAAGGGSDGELRAGKGEKQNDRIATLSEQIDDLNIKIQDVEISREYYYQKLVLIENFINEHPEDSHDAFCEKVKEIMYATE